The stretch of DNA GCGGCACGTGCTCCTCAAGCCCAAGTGAGGGCTACTGCCTTCACTCCTTCTGGAACTCGAACAGCTTGCGCAGGAAGCCCGGCGCGATGGCGGAGAGCGGGTTGACGGTCAGCACCGGCGAGCCAACGCTGCCGGAGACCTTGAAATTGATGGCGAAGAGGCCGCCGTTCTCCCCGCCGCCCAGGATCTCGCCGAGAATCGGGATCTTGCCGAACAGGTTGTTGAGGGCATAGGCGGGCACGAAGGTGCCGGTCATGCTGACCTTGTCGGCGGCATAGTCGATCATGCCGGAGATGCTGACGCCGACATCCGGCCCCCAGACCACCGCGTCCGAAATGGCGATCCGGTCGGGCGTGCGGCGAAAGCCGAGCCGCAGCTTCTTGAACTGGGCCGAATTGCCGTTCGACGACGGCGGCGGCGGGTCGACGCGGCCGTTCGCGGACTTCTCCAGGGTGGTTCGGTACTGGCCGAGGGCCGGCTCGTCGAGCACGCTGAAGTCGCGCATGGCGATCTGGCCGGCCATGGCGTTCAACCCGGGCGTCGCGACCAGCCGCATCACACCGCCGCTGATGCGGCCGTAATAGTCGAGGAACCGCAAGAGAGCGCCGGCATCGGGCGTGTCGACCACGATCTCAGGCGATCCGTCCGACGCGGCCTGCTGGGCGATGGTCACAGCGCCGCCACCGAGCTTTCCCTTGAGGTCGACATGGCGCACCGTCGAGCCCCGCGTCTCCAGGTTGAGCGCCAGGCCGGACAGCGTCTCGTCGCCGAAGCCGAGCGCCTGGTCGAGCCGGGCGTCGAGCAGGAGGTCGCCTGCCTTGGCGGCGGCGCCGCGCTGCTGCAGCATCTGCAGCAGCGGGCGCAGGTCCAGGACCTTGCCGCGGACCGTCGCCTTCCAGCCCTGCCCGGACGGCTCGATCGAACCCTGCGCATCGTCGCCGGGCGAGAGGCGGAAGCTGGTGAAGGCGGCGCGCTTCAACTTGCCCTCCGCGCCGAGGGTGACATCGCCGCGCAGCGAGACCGGCCCTGAATCGAGCGCCAGGCCGTTGATCAGGCCGCCGGCGCCCTGCGGCACCCAGGTGAAGGTCGCCTTGCCGGGACGTCCGGGCGGCTTCTGCCATCCCGGCAGCAAGTCGCGCACCCGGGCCTGCGCCAGGTCGATCTCGACGGCATAGGTGCCGTTCTGGGGACGCACTTCCGCCATGACCGGTCCGTCGAGCGCGTCGCCGAAATCGAGACCTTTGCGGCGTCGCGCCGCATCGTCGAGCGTGAGCGCCATCGTCAGCTGCGGCGGCGTCTGGTCGGCCTTGCGATAGTCGATGCGGGCGGGCAGGCCGGCAAAGCTGCCCCGGCCGGTGGCGAGCATCACGCCTGGTATGATCGACAGCTTCAACGAGCCGTCCTCGAGCTTGCCACCCTCGAAGGCGTCGATGGTCATGGCGTCGAGCGAACCGGAGACGGCGTAACCGATGTCGCCGTCCTGGAGCTTGGGCACGAGCGGCATGTCGAGCTTCACGTCCAGCGCCGCCGTGCCGGTCACGGCGGCGGGATCGAGCGGCGAGCCCATCGAGGCCCTGGCCAGCGGCTCGCGCGTCATCAGGCTGACCGCGGCCCTGGTCGGCCCGCCGATATGGAACACGACGTGCTGGCGCGGCGGCTTGATGTCCAGATCCGGGATCTCGTAGATGCCGTTCTCCACCGTCAGCGTACCGGCGTCGCCGACATCGACCTTGGCCTGATCGACCGAGACGGTGACATGGCCCGCCGTGAACGTGGCACGCGCCTGGGCCCCGGCAAGCGGCGGCAGCGTGTCCATCAGACGGAGAGAACCGTCGCTGATGACGAGGTCGCCGCCGATGGAGTCGTTCGGCAGGGGTGGGATCACGCCGTTGACCGGCACCAGCGCATCGATCGGGATCGCCACCGAGAGCTTGAGGCTGTCGACCGTCCCGCCGGTGACATGGTCCTCGAACCAGGCGCGCAGCGGCGGCACGGCGAAGAAGGGCCACAGACGCTTCATCGCGGTCACGGACATGCGCTGGGCCACCAGGCCGAGGCCGATCCCCGGCGCGCCCTGGCTGAAGGTGACCGAGCCGGCCAGCATCACGCCCGCGGTCGGCCCGGAGAACTCCGCCTTGTCGAAGCCCAGGCGCCGCGTCTGTGGATTGTAGCGCGCACGGATCGAGGCATGGTCGAGCTGCAGCGGCGGATCCTGCAGCGTCGGCCCGCCGAGCGTCATGCCGGGCGCATCGAGCTCGATCATCCAGTCGCCACCGTCTGGCGGCGGCGGCGTCATGCGCCCCTGGAAGACGGCGCTGCCGGTGCCGGCGCCGAGCGCGGCCCGCTCCACCAGCACGGTGCGCGTCGCCCCGTCCCAGCGCAGGTCGAGGCGCGCCTGGTCGAACTCGAAGGGGCGGACCTTCGGATCGAGCCGCCAGCTGCCGCCGGCGCTGGTGACGTTGAGCGTGGCCTGGCGGACCGTCCCGTTCACGTCGATGCTGGCCCGGCCCAGGGCGTTGATCGTCGCGGTGAGGTCGGGCGGATTGGCCCGCGGCGCGAAGCTGGCGACGAGGTCGCGCAAGGCGATGTCCTTCGCCTGGATGTCGATCAGGCGCGCGCCGTCCTCACGCCGCTCGATCGTGGCATTGACGCTGCCCATGCCCGCGGCGACGGACACGGCGACGCCGCCCTCCACGGAGGTGCGCCGGATCGCCAGCTTGATGTCGTGATAGGCGGCGTCGCGCCCGAGCGCCTTGTCATGGATGGCAAGCGTGGCATCGCGCACCTCCACCGCATCGATCGATCCGGCGGCGACCATCAGCGCATCGACGGCGTTGAGCACGCCCGAGGCCGACATGTCGCCGGGTGCCTGGAGCGGCGCCGAAGCCACATCGGCGCCGGCGCTGAGGCCGATCCGCCCGTCCAGGCCGATGGCCAGGGCGACGGCCGCCCCTTCGACGATGATGGAGCGAGGCTCGACCGCCCCGCGCAGCAGCCCTGCGCCGCCGACGCCGACGACGATGCGCGGCGCGGAAGCGATGCTGCCGCCGGACTGGTCGCGCAGGGTCAGGTTCTGGAGGACGGCGACGAGCCCGTTGTCGCGCCGTGCCAGCGAGACGGCGCCGAGATCGATGGTGAAGCCCGGAGGCAGCTTGCCGTCGATCGCCGCCCGCACGCGCTCGGTCAGGAACGGCACGGAGATCGGCCCCTTGCCGAGCCGCCAGTAGAGAGCGCCGGCGGCCGTGCCGGCGACGACGACGAGCATCAGCAGGATCGAGACGAGGCAACGACCCCAGGCGATCTTGTGATCGGGAACGAGCAGGCGCGCCAGCCGCTCGAGCCTGGCGTGCTCCTCGTGGGGGGCCGTGTCCTGGCGTGGGGTATGGGGTTCGCCGTCCATGTCACCGTCTGTTTCGCACCGGCCATGGCCGGGCGAGATCGCGCCGCTCTCCAGCTATGCCCTTGCTCGGGACGCAGGGAAAGCCATAACCGACCGATGTCCAGCGACCGTGCGGCGACCGGCGTGGTTATTCCGGCTTCCGGCAGGGGTCGCGAGGTCCGCCGCGGCCCGTCGCAACGCGATTCGGGTCGCCGAATCGGATGCACGGTCCCAAGCTCCGGGAGCATCGGGTTTCGGGCCGGCGGCCGCGGACGGGCCGGCCCGCCGATATCCCGTTCAATTTTGCCAAAAGGAAGACAGGCATGGTCGAGCTCAGCGTGGGAGGTGCGGCACCCGACTTCACCCTGGCCCGGGACGGCGGCGGCACGGTGCGGCTGTCGGCGCTGCGCGGCCGCAAGGTCGTGCTCTTCTTCTACCCCAAGGCCGATACGCCCGGCTGCACCCTCGAATCGAAGGATTTCTCCTGCCTGGCCGATGCCTTCGCCGCCGCCGATACCGAGCTCATCGGCATATCCGCCGATCCGGTGAAGAAGCAGGACCGGTTCAAGACCAAATACGACCTGGCCCTGACGCTCGCTTCGGACGAAACGCATGCCATGCTCGAGACCTATGGCGTGTGGACGCAGAAGAGCATGTTCGGCCGCAAATATATGGGCATCGAGCGCACCACCGTGCTGATCAACCGCGACGGCCGGATCGCCCGGGTCTGGCCGAAGGTGACGGTCGAGGGGCATGCGCAGGAGGTGCTCGACGCCGCCAAGGCGCTCTGAGGGGCGGCGCGCCCGTCCGCCGGCAGCGTTGGCGAGATGTTAACCCTAATGCTTCGTAATGATCCGGCGTCGTCCCGCAGCGTCCGGCGGCGCTGGAGACCCTGCGATGCCCGAACGCCACCGGCTGCACCAGCCCTTCGGCAAACGCCAGACGCCGCCGCACCGCATCACCATCGACAGTGGCGGCCGCATCCGCCGCCTCACCCTGCCGCGCTGGACATTCCTGGCCGTGGGAGCTGCCTTCGGCCTGATGACCTTGTGGACCGCCGGCACCACCGGCTTCATCGTCTTCCGGGACGACTTCATCGCCGGCATGATGCGGCGCCAGGCCGCCATCCAGTACGACTACGAGGACAAGATCACCGCGCTCAAGTCGGAGATCGCCCGCCTGCAGTCACGGCAGCTGATCGACGGACAGGCCTTTTCCCAGAAGGTGGACACGCTGCTGCGCCGCCAGGCGACGCTGGAGTCGCGCCAGACGGTGCTGCAGTCCCTGGCCGACATGGCGACGTCGGCTGGCGTCAAGCCGCAGCTGCCGCCTCAGTTCGACAGTCCGGCGCTGACCGGACCCGCATCGGGGGTGCCGCAGCCGCTGCCCGACGATGACGCGGACGTCGCGCGGCCCGGCAAGCAGGCGGCCCTCGGCTTTGCGCCGGCGCAGCAGGCCTCGGTCATCGGAGCCGCCCGGCCCGCCCCCCGGCCGACGCCGCGCAGCGCCGGCGTCGGCCTCGGCGACAAGCTGAGTTCGCTGACCCAGTCGCTCGACACGGTGGACGGCGAGCAGATGCGGACCCTCACCGCCCTCGAGACCTCCGCCACCGCCCGCACCGGCCGGGTGCGCGAGGCACTCGACGAGATCGGCCTCGACGCCGATCGCTTCCTGCCCCGTGCCGCGCCGGTGGCCGAGGGCGGGCCCTATATCCCCGCGGACCTGCCGCTCGATGCGACGCCGTTCGACATGGAGCTCGGCAAGGCCCAGGCGGCCCTGTCCCGGGCCGAGGGCCTCGACCAGGCCCTCACCAAGGTGCCCCTGCGCCGTCCCTTCCCGCATGCCGAGATCACCTCCGGCTTCGGCGTGCGCATCGACCCCTTCCTCGGAACCGGCGCCCTGCACGCCGGCATCGATTTCCGCGAGGAGATCGGCGCGCCCGTGCGCGCCACCGCCTCCGGCGTGGTGACGGAAGCCGGCTGGAGCGGGGGCTACGGCAACATGGTCGAGATCGACCACGGCAACGGGCTCTCCACCCGCTACGGCCACATGTCCGAGATTCTGGTCACGGACGGCGAGCATGTCGAGATCGGCCAGATCATCGGCCGCGTCGGCTCCACCGGTCGCTCCACCGGCCCCCACCTGCACTACGAGACGCGCATCCACGGCAGCGCCGTCGATCCCATGCGCTTCCTGCGCGCCGGCCGCCTGATCGGGCAAGCCACCTGACGCAGTCGTCCGGCGCCGCGCTCAGTCCGGCACGTGGTGCACCGCGATCAGGAAGGGGCCGAACCCCTCGCCCGGCCGGTCTCCCGCCAGCGAGGCCGGTTGCGCCCGGCGCGAGGCCGGCGGCGCGAGCACCAGCGTCGTCACCACCCCGCCCTGCCGATCGAGGGCGACGCGGCGCGAGGCGACCAGGAGCGGCTGGTCCGGAACGCCTTCGCTGCGGCCCGTCAGGATCATCTGGCCGCCGGCCGCCGTGAGCTGCAGGCTGAGCGGATTGCGCCAGTCCTCCGCCGCCGCGTCGAAGACGAGGATGCAGCCCGTGGCGAGGTCGCAGGCCAGGGTGCGCTGCTCGGCCATCGCGCCGTCCGCGCCGATCCGCGCGGCATAGACGAGATCGCGCGCCGCGGCGGCGCCAGTCGACAGCGGCAGGACGGCGAGGAGGAGGCCGGCAATCCGCACCAAGGGTCCTCCGGGACGAATCGAACCGCCCGCATTGTAACAGATTCATGACAGTCCGCGGCCATGGGACGCCCGCCCGCAAAGGCGCATGGCGACGTCGTAGAATCCGCCTTGACAGGCTGACATTGGTCAGACAATTGTTCGCGCCAGGGCGGCTGACATTGAACCGATTGAAGCGGTTCGCGAGGTCGCACGGAGCGTCCGGCTCTGCCGGCCGTTCGAGAATCCCGCGAAGAATCAACAATGTTTGGGGAGACCACCATGATCGATCGCCGTTCCCTGTTGCAGATCGCCGCCGGCGGCGCCGCCGTCACGGCCTTCGGGCTGCGCCCGGCCTATGCGGCGCTGCCGAAGCTGAAGAAGAAGGACGTCTACAAGGTCGGCTTCGCCCAGACCGAGAGCAACAATCCCTGGCGCCTGGCCCAGACCGCGAGCATGAAGGCGGAGGCCGAGAAGCGCGGCTGGCAGCTGGTCTATACCGACGCCGCCGGCTCCGCCGCCAAGCAGGTCGCCGACGTGCGCTCGATGATCGCCCAGAAGGTCGACGTCATCCTGCTGTCCCCGCGCGAGGAGAAGCCGCTGATCCCGGCGGTGATGGAGGCCAAGAAGGCCGGCATCCCGATGTTCCTGATCGACCGCGGCGTCGATGCGACCCTGGCCAAGGGCGGCGTCGACTATGTGGCCTTCATCGGCTCGGACTTCGTCAAGGAAGGCCATCAGGCCGCCGAGGCGCTGACCAAGGCGGTGGACGGCAAGGCGCTGATCATCGAGCTGCAGGGCACGATCGGCTCCTCGCCGGCCAACGACCGCAAGAGCGGGTTCGCCGACTTCATCAAGGCCCATCCGGAGATGAAGATCATCGCCTCCCAGTCCGGCGACTTCGCCCGCGACAAGGGCCGGCAGGTGTTCGAGACCCTCTACCAGGCGCATCCGGAAGCCACCGCCCTCTACTCGCACAATGACGAGATGACCATGGGCGCTATCGCGGCGATGGAAGCGGCCGGCAAGGTGCCGGGCAAGGACCTGATCATCGCCTCGATCGACGGCACGAAGGACGCGACCCAGGCCATCCAGGACGGCAAGGTGCTCGTCGTGGTGGAGTGCAATCCGAAGTTCGGCCCGGCGGCCTTCGACGCCATCGTGAAATATGCCGCGGGCGAGGCGATCGCGCCCCGGCTCGTCAACACCGACCGCGTCTTCACCAAGGAGAACGTGGCGGCCTACCTGCCGGAAGCCTATTGAGCGATCCCGGGGCGGAGGCCACACGGCCTCCGCTCCTTCCCCTGCCCCGCCACGATCGCGCATGGCCCGCATGACGTCACAGCCGCTCCTGTCGATGAGCGCCATCACCAAGAGTTTCGGCGGGGTGCCCGCGCTGAGCTCGGCTTCGCTCGACATCCAGCCCGCCGAGGTCATGGCCTTCGTCGGCCAGAACGGCGCCGGCAAGTCGACCATGATCAAGATCCTCAACGGCGCCTACAGCCGCGACGGCGGATCGATCACCTTCGACGGCAGGCCCTGGACCGCCGGCTCGCCCCAGCAGGCCCAGCGCGGCGGCGTCTCCACCATCTTCCAGGAGCTCAACCTCATCGCCTACCGCTCGGTGGCCGAGAACATCTATCTCGGCCGCGAGCCGCGCCGCTTCGGCCCGCTGCTCGACTGGAAGGCGATGCACGAGGGGGCGCGGGTGCTGCTCCGGCGTTTCGAGGTCGACATCGACGTCGGCCGCCCGCTCGGCGACTTCTCCACCGCCATCCAGCAGATGGTGGCGATCGCCCGCGCGGTCTCGTTCAAGGCCAGGCTGGTGATCATGGACGAGCCGACCTCCTCGCTCGACGAGACGGAGGTGGCGG from Labrys wisconsinensis encodes:
- a CDS encoding YhdP family protein is translated as MDGEPHTPRQDTAPHEEHARLERLARLLVPDHKIAWGRCLVSILLMLVVVAGTAAGALYWRLGKGPISVPFLTERVRAAIDGKLPPGFTIDLGAVSLARRDNGLVAVLQNLTLRDQSGGSIASAPRIVVGVGGAGLLRGAVEPRSIIVEGAAVALAIGLDGRIGLSAGADVASAPLQAPGDMSASGVLNAVDALMVAAGSIDAVEVRDATLAIHDKALGRDAAYHDIKLAIRRTSVEGGVAVSVAAGMGSVNATIERREDGARLIDIQAKDIALRDLVASFAPRANPPDLTATINALGRASIDVNGTVRQATLNVTSAGGSWRLDPKVRPFEFDQARLDLRWDGATRTVLVERAALGAGTGSAVFQGRMTPPPPDGGDWMIELDAPGMTLGGPTLQDPPLQLDHASIRARYNPQTRRLGFDKAEFSGPTAGVMLAGSVTFSQGAPGIGLGLVAQRMSVTAMKRLWPFFAVPPLRAWFEDHVTGGTVDSLKLSVAIPIDALVPVNGVIPPLPNDSIGGDLVISDGSLRLMDTLPPLAGAQARATFTAGHVTVSVDQAKVDVGDAGTLTVENGIYEIPDLDIKPPRQHVVFHIGGPTRAAVSLMTREPLARASMGSPLDPAAVTGTAALDVKLDMPLVPKLQDGDIGYAVSGSLDAMTIDAFEGGKLEDGSLKLSIIPGVMLATGRGSFAGLPARIDYRKADQTPPQLTMALTLDDAARRRKGLDFGDALDGPVMAEVRPQNGTYAVEIDLAQARVRDLLPGWQKPPGRPGKATFTWVPQGAGGLINGLALDSGPVSLRGDVTLGAEGKLKRAAFTSFRLSPGDDAQGSIEPSGQGWKATVRGKVLDLRPLLQMLQQRGAAAKAGDLLLDARLDQALGFGDETLSGLALNLETRGSTVRHVDLKGKLGGGAVTIAQQAASDGSPEIVVDTPDAGALLRFLDYYGRISGGVMRLVATPGLNAMAGQIAMRDFSVLDEPALGQYRTTLEKSANGRVDPPPPSSNGNSAQFKKLRLGFRRTPDRIAISDAVVWGPDVGVSISGMIDYAADKVSMTGTFVPAYALNNLFGKIPILGEILGGGENGGLFAINFKVSGSVGSPVLTVNPLSAIAPGFLRKLFEFQKE
- a CDS encoding peroxiredoxin; the encoded protein is MVELSVGGAAPDFTLARDGGGTVRLSALRGRKVVLFFYPKADTPGCTLESKDFSCLADAFAAADTELIGISADPVKKQDRFKTKYDLALTLASDETHAMLETYGVWTQKSMFGRKYMGIERTTVLINRDGRIARVWPKVTVEGHAQEVLDAAKAL
- a CDS encoding ABC transporter substrate-binding protein, which produces MIDRRSLLQIAAGGAAVTAFGLRPAYAALPKLKKKDVYKVGFAQTESNNPWRLAQTASMKAEAEKRGWQLVYTDAAGSAAKQVADVRSMIAQKVDVILLSPREEKPLIPAVMEAKKAGIPMFLIDRGVDATLAKGGVDYVAFIGSDFVKEGHQAAEALTKAVDGKALIIELQGTIGSSPANDRKSGFADFIKAHPEMKIIASQSGDFARDKGRQVFETLYQAHPEATALYSHNDEMTMGAIAAMEAAGKVPGKDLIIASIDGTKDATQAIQDGKVLVVVECNPKFGPAAFDAIVKYAAGEAIAPRLVNTDRVFTKENVAAYLPEAY
- a CDS encoding M23 family metallopeptidase is translated as MPERHRLHQPFGKRQTPPHRITIDSGGRIRRLTLPRWTFLAVGAAFGLMTLWTAGTTGFIVFRDDFIAGMMRRQAAIQYDYEDKITALKSEIARLQSRQLIDGQAFSQKVDTLLRRQATLESRQTVLQSLADMATSAGVKPQLPPQFDSPALTGPASGVPQPLPDDDADVARPGKQAALGFAPAQQASVIGAARPAPRPTPRSAGVGLGDKLSSLTQSLDTVDGEQMRTLTALETSATARTGRVREALDEIGLDADRFLPRAAPVAEGGPYIPADLPLDATPFDMELGKAQAALSRAEGLDQALTKVPLRRPFPHAEITSGFGVRIDPFLGTGALHAGIDFREEIGAPVRATASGVVTEAGWSGGYGNMVEIDHGNGLSTRYGHMSEILVTDGEHVEIGQIIGRVGSTGRSTGPHLHYETRIHGSAVDPMRFLRAGRLIGQAT